The following coding sequences lie in one Cyanobacterium sp. Dongsha4 genomic window:
- a CDS encoding nitrate ABC transporter ATP-binding protein (This model describes the ATP binding subunits of ATP-binding cassette (ABC) transporters for nitrate transport, or for bicarbonate transport, in bacteria and archaea.), whose protein sequence is MEKQLNMDSFLTIDNVSKVYPTPKGSVTVLKDVNLIVEEGEFICVIGHSGCGKSTLLNMVSGFTQPTLGAVHVKGKEITKPGPDRMVVFQNYALLPWLTVFENVYLAIDSVHPNKKEAEKRAIARDHLALVGLTDAADKKPTQISGGMKQRTSIARALAIRPEVLILDEPFGALDPITKEELQEELLNIWNEHRCTVLMITHDIDEALFLCDRLVMMTNGPEATIGEIMNIPFPRPRDRERIMEDPNYYDLRNHALDFLYNRFAHDDVA, encoded by the coding sequence ATGGAAAAACAATTAAATATGGATTCATTTTTAACCATCGATAACGTTTCCAAGGTTTACCCTACTCCTAAAGGTTCGGTGACAGTCTTAAAAGACGTTAATTTAATTGTCGAGGAGGGGGAATTTATCTGTGTTATTGGGCATTCTGGATGTGGAAAGTCCACCTTATTAAATATGGTATCGGGTTTCACTCAACCCACTTTAGGGGCGGTTCATGTGAAAGGAAAAGAGATTACTAAACCGGGGCCCGATCGCATGGTTGTATTTCAAAACTATGCCCTTTTACCTTGGTTAACGGTGTTTGAAAACGTTTATTTAGCTATTGATTCAGTTCATCCTAACAAAAAAGAAGCAGAAAAAAGGGCGATCGCACGGGATCATTTAGCATTAGTGGGATTAACCGATGCGGCGGATAAAAAACCAACCCAAATTTCTGGAGGGATGAAACAACGTACTTCCATCGCCCGTGCCTTAGCCATACGCCCCGAAGTTCTTATTTTAGATGAACCTTTTGGGGCATTAGATCCCATTACCAAAGAGGAGTTACAAGAAGAATTACTCAACATCTGGAATGAACACCGTTGCACTGTTTTAATGATTACCCATGATATTGATGAAGCTCTGTTTTTGTGCGATCGCCTCGTGATGATGACCAATGGGCCAGAAGCAACTATTGGCGAAATTATGAATATTCCTTTTCCTCGTCCACGAGACAGAGAGAGGATTATGGAAGATCCCAACTATTATGACCTCCGTAATCATGCCTTAGATTTTCTCTATAATCGCTTTGCTCATGATGATGTAGCATAA
- a CDS encoding phosphate ABC transporter permease yields the protein MLIPLKQDAINDLIPAIATGKQYAYYWANFPTLLKNLFISLIGVLFFWLLGSFFGRAGDNISLIFRIVMGLYWLWSPVYWASVRNNRFRRYRYCGFWRGKVLDVYLTEEIVKEESAIDKLGRVIIVENRRRLFNMEIADKSGFRATITTPVKRIYKSINRGQAVEGLLLTNDPDFMNIAQITDVYIPRNKLWLGEYPYLRRDVFLDIRRELAAIYGR from the coding sequence ATGCTTATTCCTCTTAAACAAGATGCTATCAACGATTTAATACCTGCGATCGCAACTGGAAAGCAATATGCTTATTATTGGGCAAATTTTCCCACATTATTAAAAAATCTCTTTATTTCTCTAATTGGAGTGCTTTTTTTCTGGTTATTGGGGTCATTTTTTGGACGGGCGGGGGATAATATTTCTCTAATTTTTCGCATTGTGATGGGGCTATATTGGTTGTGGAGTCCTGTTTATTGGGCGAGTGTGAGAAATAATCGTTTTCGTCGTTATCGTTACTGTGGTTTCTGGCGAGGTAAAGTTTTAGACGTTTATTTGACTGAAGAAATCGTTAAAGAAGAATCTGCGATCGATAAATTAGGTAGAGTGATTATAGTAGAAAATCGTCGTCGTTTGTTTAACATGGAGATTGCCGATAAAAGCGGTTTTCGTGCCACTATTACCACCCCAGTCAAAAGAATTTATAAGTCTATTAATCGAGGACAAGCAGTAGAGGGTTTATTATTAACTAATGATCCTGATTTTATGAATATTGCTCAAATTACTGATGTTTATATTCCCCGCAATAAACTTTGGTTAGGAGAATATCCTTATCTACGGAGAGATGTTTTTCTTGATATTCGTAGGGAGTTAGCGGCAATTTACGGAAGATAA
- a CDS encoding M20 family metallopeptidase, giving the protein MLDKIKDIAQEIAPRLIEIRRHFHAHPELSGQEYQTAAYVAGVLSSCGLSVQEGVGKTGVIGELKGNGSQNRILAIRTDMDALPIHEATSLDFVSRVPGVMHACGHDVHTTVGLGTAMILAQMCDRIDGNIRFLFQPAEEIAQGALWMVADGAMKDVDAIFGVHVFPTIPARSVGIRYGALTSAMDDLEITIQGEAGHGARPHQAIDAIWISAQVITALQQAISRTHNPLHPLVLTIGQISGGSAPNIIADQVKMVGTVRSLHPEIRENLPSWIKGIVEGICNIYGAKCEIKYNHRLPSVQNDLNLTKIMEKSATEALGEEKVINILEPSLGAEDFAVYLDYAPGTMFRLGIGMEEKKNYPLHHPRFELDESSIITGVITMAYSAYQYFK; this is encoded by the coding sequence ATGCTAGATAAAATTAAAGATATTGCTCAAGAAATTGCTCCTAGATTAATTGAAATCCGTCGTCATTTCCATGCTCATCCTGAGTTGAGTGGACAAGAATATCAAACGGCGGCTTATGTGGCGGGGGTTTTGTCTTCCTGTGGTTTGTCGGTGCAAGAGGGTGTTGGCAAAACTGGGGTAATCGGAGAATTGAAGGGTAATGGTAGTCAAAATCGCATTTTAGCTATTCGCACGGATATGGATGCTTTGCCGATTCATGAGGCTACTTCCCTTGATTTTGTGTCCCGTGTGCCGGGGGTAATGCACGCCTGTGGACATGATGTACATACAACTGTAGGATTGGGAACGGCGATGATTTTAGCTCAAATGTGCGATCGCATCGATGGAAATATTCGCTTTTTGTTTCAACCTGCTGAAGAAATTGCACAGGGAGCACTTTGGATGGTCGCTGATGGGGCGATGAAGGATGTGGATGCCATTTTTGGGGTTCATGTTTTTCCGACTATTCCTGCTCGTTCTGTGGGCATTCGCTACGGTGCTTTAACTTCGGCAATGGATGATTTAGAAATAACAATTCAAGGTGAAGCTGGTCATGGTGCAAGACCTCATCAAGCTATTGATGCCATTTGGATTTCGGCACAGGTAATCACTGCTTTACAACAGGCAATCAGTCGCACTCATAATCCGTTACATCCTTTGGTTTTAACTATTGGACAAATTAGCGGTGGCAGTGCCCCCAATATCATAGCGGATCAAGTGAAAATGGTGGGAACAGTGCGATCGCTCCATCCTGAAATTAGGGAAAATTTACCTAGTTGGATAAAAGGAATTGTTGAAGGTATTTGCAATATATACGGTGCAAAATGTGAAATTAAATATAATCATCGTCTTCCCAGTGTCCAGAATGACCTCAATTTGACGAAAATAATGGAAAAATCTGCAACAGAGGCTTTAGGAGAAGAAAAGGTTATTAATATTTTAGAACCATCTTTAGGGGCAGAAGATTTCGCTGTTTATTTAGATTATGCACCAGGTACAATGTTTCGCTTGGGTATTGGGATGGAAGAGAAAAAAAATTATCCTCTGCATCATCCCCGCTTTGAATTAGACGAATCATCAATTATTACTGGGGTTATTACTATGGCTTATAGTGCTTATCAATACTTCAAGTAA
- a CDS encoding DMT family transporter: MENLPHEFKGRFYLILAVVIFGTANAFTRKLTEIGEQHFIDGRNPISFCNVLFVGNLCALILLLIIYRQEIQVNLFQRIKLSQWLNLLFVALINGALVPALFFNALSITSVNNIVLVSQIEIPFMLIVSICFLSERVNKWILFGSIFSFVGVFLTVLLDIPNQGISIMSNGSYQQGGILQGELMVLIATIFKVISNLVSKTTLKTIPLGFFCIFRTLVGTIAFFVAAIILYGFSHFAHVTSPFLWQWMLIYSAVIVVIGQLAWFQGLKLTTANEVSWANAFNPIAGILGAYFILGESPTTAQYLGGIVIILGIILNQWGLHSQNITYDIKEMEETISFKGF, encoded by the coding sequence ATGGAAAATCTGCCTCACGAATTTAAGGGAAGGTTTTATTTAATACTGGCAGTGGTAATTTTTGGTACTGCTAATGCTTTCACTCGCAAGTTAACGGAAATCGGGGAGCAACATTTTATTGATGGTCGTAATCCTATATCTTTCTGTAATGTTCTTTTTGTCGGAAATTTATGTGCTTTGATTTTACTGTTGATAATATATCGTCAAGAAATCCAAGTAAATCTTTTTCAAAGAATTAAATTGTCACAATGGTTAAATCTGTTATTTGTGGCTTTAATTAATGGTGCTTTAGTACCTGCTTTATTTTTTAATGCTCTTTCTATCACTTCTGTTAATAATATTGTTTTAGTCTCACAAATAGAAATACCTTTTATGTTAATTGTCTCTATCTGTTTTTTGTCAGAAAGAGTAAATAAATGGATTCTTTTTGGATCAATTTTTTCTTTTGTGGGAGTTTTTTTGACGGTTTTGTTAGATATACCGAATCAAGGAATAAGCATAATGAGTAATGGAAGTTATCAGCAAGGAGGAATTTTGCAGGGGGAGTTAATGGTATTAATTGCGACTATATTTAAGGTGATTTCTAATTTGGTTAGTAAAACTACTTTAAAAACTATTCCCCTAGGATTTTTCTGTATATTTCGTACTTTAGTAGGTACGATCGCATTTTTTGTCGCCGCAATTATATTATATGGTTTTTCCCACTTTGCTCATGTTACCTCGCCTTTTTTATGGCAATGGATGTTAATTTATAGTGCTGTAATAGTAGTTATAGGACAATTAGCATGGTTTCAAGGGTTGAAGCTAACTACTGCCAATGAAGTTTCTTGGGCAAATGCTTTTAATCCCATTGCAGGGATATTAGGGGCTTATTTTATTTTGGGTGAATCTCCCACTACTGCTCAATATTTGGGGGGTATTGTAATTATATTGGGCATTATTCTTAATCAATGGGGTTTACATAGTCAAAATATTACCTATGACATCAAAGAAATGGAGGAAACTATTTCTTTTAAAGGATTTTAA
- a CDS encoding sensor domain-containing diguanylate cyclase, with protein sequence MKNQSQKGHKLVFLNGGIAIAYIIAIQISHAFTTLPGEVASVWFPSAITLPMVYYYGTKVFSGIIIGSIIGLIPALSSLDPPLSFINSLLLNTVCIIANCLQPWLARYLLNKFSRHQEIFTHVSSVLVFIVASFFAPLISAMLGVTGLLIVNALTIREYPLAFITWWLASALAHILFSPPMIIYREKEVLHQKANYGEIIINLSILCFICIIIFQFAYPLEYLLLPILIWGVFRLNRWNSSLLVSFVAFVAITATGKGYGIFVKNSVNESLMLLQSFTAMLSLTTLILSAVLSERQIAQQSLKETLENLEIKVFERTRELTQAQLNLKHANYTLEKMANTDSLTQVANRRYFDRRLREEWHNMLVMAQPLSLLLIDIDCFKQYNDTYGHPQGDDCLIQVAQTFKSVIRHNSDCIARYGGEEFAIILPNTNQQEAQIVANKILQEVRKLKIDHKTSTVLKFVTLSIGVTTSIPQVDDSLDNFVTKADKALYQAKQQGRDRFVILV encoded by the coding sequence TTGAAAAATCAAAGCCAGAAAGGTCATAAGTTAGTTTTTCTCAATGGTGGAATTGCGATCGCATATATTATTGCGATTCAAATTAGCCATGCTTTTACGACTTTACCCGGGGAAGTGGCATCGGTTTGGTTTCCTTCTGCTATAACTCTACCGATGGTTTATTACTATGGGACAAAAGTTTTTTCAGGTATAATCATTGGTTCTATTATTGGTCTAATTCCTGCTTTATCTAGTTTAGATCCTCCTTTATCTTTTATAAATAGTCTTCTTCTCAACACTGTCTGTATAATTGCTAATTGTTTACAACCTTGGTTAGCTAGATATTTGTTGAATAAATTTTCTCGGCATCAAGAGATTTTTACTCATGTATCTTCAGTTTTAGTTTTTATCGTTGCCTCTTTTTTTGCTCCCTTAATTTCTGCCATGTTAGGAGTGACAGGTTTATTGATAGTAAACGCTTTAACGATTAGAGAATATCCTCTTGCTTTTATTACTTGGTGGTTAGCATCGGCTTTAGCTCACATTTTATTTTCTCCGCCCATGATAATTTATCGAGAAAAAGAAGTTTTGCATCAAAAAGCAAATTATGGAGAAATCATCATTAACTTAAGTATTTTGTGCTTTATTTGTATCATTATTTTCCAATTTGCCTATCCTCTCGAATATTTATTATTACCGATTTTAATTTGGGGAGTATTTCGTTTAAATCGTTGGAATTCTAGCTTATTAGTTAGTTTTGTTGCATTTGTGGCTATTACCGCCACAGGTAAAGGTTATGGAATATTTGTCAAAAATTCTGTGAATGAGTCTTTAATGTTGTTACAGTCTTTTACTGCCATGCTTTCTTTAACGACATTAATTCTATCGGCGGTATTAAGTGAGAGACAAATTGCACAGCAATCTTTAAAAGAAACTCTGGAAAATTTAGAAATCAAGGTATTTGAGCGTACTAGAGAATTAACTCAAGCACAACTTAACCTTAAACACGCTAACTATACTTTAGAAAAAATGGCTAACACCGATAGTCTAACTCAAGTGGCTAATCGTCGTTACTTCGATCGCCGTTTACGGGAAGAATGGCATAATATGTTAGTAATGGCACAACCTTTATCTTTGCTGTTGATTGACATTGATTGTTTTAAACAATATAACGATACTTACGGACATCCCCAAGGAGATGATTGTTTAATCCAAGTAGCACAAACTTTCAAATCTGTTATCCGTCATAATTCTGACTGTATCGCTCGATATGGTGGAGAAGAATTTGCCATTATTTTACCCAACACCAATCAACAGGAAGCTCAAATTGTCGCCAATAAAATTCTCCAAGAAGTACGCAAATTAAAAATTGACCATAAAACCTCCACTGTGTTAAAGTTCGTTACCTTAAGTATTGGCGTTACCACATCTATTCCTCAAGTTGATGATTCTTTAGATAATTTTGTTACCAAGGCAGATAAAGCTTTATATCAAGCAAAACAACAGGGGCGCGATCGCTTCGTGATTTTAGTGTAA
- a CDS encoding transferase hexapeptide repeat containing protein, translating into MSKKATIEQRLTILEEAVINIQNQIKSNPKSDNWLDNVIGSISDEETFLEALEYGQKFRQETISMNDIQDQK; encoded by the coding sequence ATGTCGAAAAAAGCAACTATAGAACAACGTCTGACAATCTTAGAAGAAGCGGTTATCAATATTCAAAATCAGATTAAATCAAATCCTAAATCTGACAATTGGCTTGATAATGTTATCGGTTCAATCTCTGATGAAGAAACCTTTTTAGAAGCCCTTGAATATGGTCAAAAATTTCGTCAAGAAACAATTTCTATGAATGATATTCAGGATCAGAAATGA
- a CDS encoding type II toxin-antitoxin system VapC family toxin — MRFLLDTNHISFLQRKSGIEHEILIRRIRNYSPDDFAFSIISFHEQIIGAHTYIIRSQNSENLYKGYRLLQQIINSFSEARILDFEKDAIAIFQQLKNQKIGVSTMDLRIASISLSRNLILLTRNQKDFTKIPNLIIEDWTQIT, encoded by the coding sequence ATGAGGTTTTTATTAGACACAAATCATATTAGTTTTCTTCAAAGAAAATCAGGTATTGAACATGAAATTTTAATTAGGCGTATCCGTAACTATTCTCCAGACGATTTTGCTTTTTCTATTATTAGTTTTCATGAACAAATAATTGGGGCTCATACCTATATTATTCGTTCTCAAAATTCAGAAAATTTATACAAGGGCTATCGCTTACTTCAACAAATTATTAACAGTTTTTCTGAAGCGAGAATTTTAGATTTTGAAAAAGATGCGATCGCTATTTTTCAACAATTAAAAAATCAAAAAATTGGTGTATCCACTATGGATTTGAGAATAGCATCGATCTCACTTTCTCGAAATTTAATTTTACTAACCCGTAATCAGAAAGACTTTACCAAAATACCCAATTTAATCATAGAAGATTGGACACAAATAACCTGA
- the glgB gene encoding 1,4-alpha-glucan branching enzyme translates to MPSKITIEQVNQIVNNLHHNPFEILGCHLISERQRQKTWVIRAYLPKADSVSVMLPDSKRQYPMKSVHHPHFFECEIKAEKLDTYKLKVKEGKQEKIIYDPYKFKDSPITDYDIYLFGEGNHYCIYEKLGAHVIELDGVKGVYFAVWAPNARNVSVIGDFNSWDGREHQMSKKQDMIWELFIPDLDFGTHYKYEIKNWEGHIYIKSDPFAFSQEARPKTASVVSDLDTYPWQDQEWLEKRSKSDPLTQPVAVYEVHLGSWLHTSEEEPLKQYGTKAEIVHASEYKPSARYLTYYELAEKLIPYVKKLGYTHIELLPLAEHPYDGSWGYQVTGYYAPTSRYGTPEDLMYFIDQCHQNEIGVILDWVPGHFPKDAHGLAYFDGTHLFEHQDPRKGEHKSWGTLVFNYGRNEVRNFLIANALFWFDKYHIDGIRVDAVASMLYLDYDREDGEWIPNEFGGRENIEAVEFIRQVNTTIFEQYPGILSIAEESTAWAMVSRPPYMGGLGFNMKWNMGWMHDILDYFSMDPWFRQFHQNNVTFSMWYHQNENFMLAFSHDEVVHGKSSMIGKMPGDEWQKFANLRSLFSYMYAHPGKKTMFMSMEFGQWSEWNINTDLEWHLLQFDRHKQLQKFFIDLNHLYKSESALYERDFEGDGFQWIDCSDNRHSVVSFIRRGADINDFIVIVCNFTPQPHSHYRIGVPRAGFYREIFNSDSRDYGGSNMGNLGGKMTDEWFFHNYDHSLDLCLPPLGVLMLKPEPIQEGVIEEKNIPEDFLEDFIDESVSLEEE, encoded by the coding sequence ATGCCTAGCAAAATTACTATTGAGCAAGTTAATCAAATAGTTAACAACCTGCACCATAATCCCTTTGAGATATTAGGCTGTCACTTAATTTCAGAAAGGCAAAGGCAAAAAACATGGGTAATCCGTGCATATTTACCAAAAGCTGATAGTGTATCAGTGATGTTACCAGATAGTAAGCGACAATATCCGATGAAATCGGTTCATCATCCCCATTTTTTTGAGTGTGAAATCAAAGCCGAAAAATTAGATACCTACAAATTGAAAGTAAAAGAAGGTAAACAAGAAAAGATAATTTATGATCCTTATAAATTCAAAGATTCCCCTATCACTGACTATGATATTTACCTATTCGGAGAGGGAAACCATTATTGCATCTATGAAAAACTAGGGGCTCATGTCATTGAATTAGATGGAGTAAAGGGAGTATATTTTGCTGTTTGGGCTCCCAATGCCCGTAACGTTTCTGTAATTGGGGATTTCAATTCATGGGATGGTAGAGAACATCAAATGAGTAAAAAACAAGATATGATTTGGGAATTATTTATTCCCGATCTCGATTTTGGTACTCACTACAAATATGAAATTAAAAATTGGGAAGGTCATATCTATATTAAATCAGATCCCTTTGCTTTTTCTCAAGAAGCACGTCCGAAAACCGCTTCAGTGGTTAGTGATTTAGATACCTATCCATGGCAAGATCAAGAATGGTTAGAAAAACGCAGTAAAAGTGATCCTTTGACTCAACCTGTAGCCGTGTATGAAGTTCACTTAGGTTCATGGTTACACACATCGGAAGAAGAACCGTTAAAACAGTATGGCACAAAAGCTGAAATTGTCCATGCTTCTGAATATAAACCCTCCGCCCGTTACTTAACCTATTATGAGTTGGCAGAAAAATTAATTCCCTACGTCAAAAAATTGGGCTATACTCACATTGAATTATTACCTCTAGCAGAGCATCCTTATGATGGTTCGTGGGGTTATCAGGTAACGGGATATTATGCCCCTACTTCTCGTTATGGTACTCCTGAAGATTTAATGTATTTTATTGATCAATGTCATCAAAATGAGATTGGAGTTATTTTAGATTGGGTACCAGGACATTTTCCCAAAGATGCTCATGGGTTAGCCTATTTTGATGGTACACATTTATTTGAACATCAAGACCCTAGAAAAGGAGAACATAAGAGTTGGGGTACTTTGGTATTTAATTATGGTAGAAATGAAGTTCGTAATTTTTTGATTGCTAATGCCCTTTTCTGGTTTGATAAATATCATATTGATGGGATTAGGGTAGATGCGGTGGCTTCGATGCTTTACTTGGATTATGATCGAGAAGATGGAGAGTGGATTCCCAACGAATTTGGCGGTAGAGAGAATATTGAAGCGGTAGAGTTCATTAGGCAAGTTAATACGACTATTTTTGAGCAGTATCCTGGTATTTTATCCATTGCGGAGGAGTCAACGGCATGGGCGATGGTTTCTCGTCCTCCTTATATGGGGGGATTGGGTTTTAACATGAAGTGGAATATGGGCTGGATGCACGATATTTTGGACTATTTTAGTATGGATCCTTGGTTTCGTCAATTCCATCAGAATAACGTTACTTTCAGTATGTGGTATCACCAAAATGAGAATTTTATGTTGGCGTTTTCTCATGATGAGGTTGTCCATGGCAAAAGTAGTATGATTGGTAAAATGCCGGGGGATGAGTGGCAAAAGTTTGCTAATTTAAGGAGTTTATTTAGTTATATGTATGCTCATCCGGGTAAAAAAACCATGTTTATGAGTATGGAGTTTGGACAGTGGAGCGAGTGGAACATAAATACTGATTTGGAGTGGCATTTATTACAGTTCGATCGCCATAAGCAGTTACAAAAGTTTTTTATTGACTTGAATCATCTATATAAGAGTGAATCTGCTTTGTATGAAAGGGATTTTGAGGGGGATGGTTTTCAGTGGATAGATTGTAGTGATAATCGGCATAGCGTTGTTTCTTTTATTCGTCGTGGAGCTGATATTAATGATTTTATTGTGATTGTTTGTAATTTTACTCCTCAACCCCATAGTCATTATCGTATTGGAGTACCCCGTGCTGGTTTTTATAGGGAAATTTTCAATAGTGATTCAAGGGATTATGGTGGCAGTAATATGGGTAATTTAGGGGGAAAAATGACGGATGAATGGTTTTTCCATAATTATGATCATTCTCTCGACTTGTGTTTACCTCCTTTGGGTGTATTGATGTTAAAGCCTGAGCCTATACAGGAAGGGGTGATAGAAGAGAAAAATATTCCAGAAGATTTCCTCGAAGATTTCATTGATGAATCTGTTAGTTTGGAGGAAGAATGA
- a CDS encoding HhoA/HhoB/HtrA family serine endopeptidase, translating to MVNKFMQRFTTGASLLLLGAGIGVGTNYLVNTPQLFAFTKDGETRLFKEDKVYNGDSTISALPNNENLNFVAQVVQEVGPGVVRINASRKVATNVPPMFNDPFFRQFFGDKVPQVPDEQIQRGTGSGFIISEDGKILTNAHVVDGATEVTVNLKDGRVFEGKVLGSDPLTDLAVIQIDAEKLPVLEIGNSDDLVIGEWAIAIGNPLGLDNTVTTGIVSATGRSSSEIGVGDKRLDFIQTDAAINPGNSGGPLLNAKGEVIGINTAIIQNAQGLGFAIPINRAAQIAQTLIADGKVEHPYIGISMVSLDAQTKERLQEMNKPNLVDEEGVLIVNVLPNSPAAQAGLKSGDVIQGVEGEKIKDSTQVQKIVESRKVGSELTLNLRRDDQDLNVAVKLGILPTN from the coding sequence ATGGTTAACAAATTTATGCAGAGATTTACAACGGGAGCATCTTTACTATTGTTAGGTGCTGGTATAGGAGTAGGAACAAATTATTTAGTTAACACCCCTCAATTATTTGCTTTCACTAAGGATGGTGAAACTCGTCTTTTCAAAGAAGATAAAGTTTATAACGGTGATTCTACTATCAGCGCATTACCCAACAATGAGAACCTTAATTTTGTGGCTCAAGTTGTACAGGAAGTGGGGCCAGGAGTGGTGAGAATTAATGCTTCTCGTAAGGTTGCCACTAATGTTCCACCGATGTTTAATGATCCTTTTTTCCGTCAGTTTTTTGGAGATAAAGTTCCTCAAGTTCCTGATGAGCAGATTCAAAGAGGTACAGGATCTGGTTTTATTATTAGTGAAGATGGTAAAATTTTAACCAATGCTCATGTGGTAGATGGAGCAACCGAAGTAACCGTAAATCTCAAAGATGGTAGAGTTTTTGAAGGTAAAGTATTGGGGTCTGATCCTCTCACAGATTTGGCAGTAATTCAAATTGATGCAGAAAAATTACCTGTATTAGAAATCGGTAATTCCGATGATTTAGTAATTGGAGAATGGGCGATCGCAATTGGTAATCCCTTGGGTTTAGATAACACTGTAACTACGGGGATTGTTAGTGCTACAGGGCGATCGAGTTCTGAAATTGGCGTGGGAGATAAGCGTTTAGACTTTATTCAAACAGATGCGGCTATCAACCCCGGTAATTCTGGAGGTCCTCTTTTAAATGCAAAAGGAGAAGTAATTGGTATCAACACCGCAATTATCCAAAATGCTCAAGGATTAGGGTTTGCAATTCCCATTAACCGAGCGGCACAAATTGCCCAAACCTTAATTGCTGATGGTAAAGTAGAACATCCTTATATCGGTATTAGTATGGTATCTCTTGATGCACAAACCAAAGAGCGATTACAAGAAATGAATAAACCGAATTTAGTTGATGAAGAAGGGGTTTTAATTGTAAATGTTCTGCCCAATTCTCCTGCGGCTCAAGCTGGTTTAAAATCGGGGGATGTTATCCAAGGAGTTGAGGGAGAAAAAATTAAAGATTCTACTCAAGTACAAAAAATTGTGGAGTCAAGAAAAGTTGGTTCAGAGTTAACTTTAAACTTACGTCGAGATGATCAAGATTTAAACGTGGCTGTTAAATTGGGTATTTTACCAACTAATTAA